From the genome of Spinacia oleracea cultivar Varoflay chromosome 2, BTI_SOV_V1, whole genome shotgun sequence, one region includes:
- the LOC110785867 gene encoding uncharacterized protein isoform X2: protein MYSQLLPSRNSAFLSTIKEGEIQGTFFKCTKWQLEETMDPINCPYHYYCNSNYSGDYPSWVDSLATVFITITFLATSVLMVVGMIRGRKAAHPTRLNHLRRYFLPSGPIFLPIILVIMAKGNRINTVFPLLYNGPAILHLVRISALAFNTETESDFKYVFLEASTISGILHAALYLDSIILPYYTGLDALMSSKFSG from the exons ATGTATAGCCAACTCCTCCCCTCTCGAAATTCAGCCTTTCTTTCTACGATAAAGGAGGGGGAAATCCAAGGGACATTCTTCAAATGCACAAAATGGCAGCTAGAAGAAACTATGGACCCAATCAACTGTCCTTACCATTACTACTGCAACAGCAACTATTCCGGGGATTACCCGTCTTGGGTTGATAGTTTGGCAACTGTCTTCATCACCATCACATTCTTAGCAACTTCAGTTTTGATGGTAGTGGGGATGATAAGAGGGAGAAAGGCAGCTCACCCGACTCGACTCAATCACTTGAGGAGATACTTTCTCCCATCAGGCCCGATTTTCCTGCCCATCATCCTAGTCATCATGGCAAAGGGAAACAGAATAAACACCGTGTTCCCTCTATTGTATAATGGTCCTGCAATTCTCCACCTGGTTCGGATTTCTGCTCTCGCATTCAACACTGAAACAGAAAGCGACTTCAAGTATGTATTCCTAGAGGCATCAACCATATCTGGAATTTTGCATGCAGCACTCTACTTAGACTCTATTATCTTGCCTTACTACACCGGTCTTGATGCTCTAATGTCATCTAAGTTCTCAG GTTGA
- the LOC110785857 gene encoding uncharacterized protein, with protein sequence MGEKRRDRGKEEMGGKKRDREDSNNGGREDAKPSTSTFRKEQILPSMIKNKAKRSEIHSRLKHEKKLDKRKKIKARDAADKRALELGEELPTRQIPRTIENTREADETVCKPGDEELFAELDTDEFSNVLKGERPQKVLITTCRFNSTRGPDFIKELLQVIPNSSYYKRGTYDLKKIVTYATKKDFSSLIVVHTNRREPDALLIMGLPDGPTAHFKLSKLVLRKDIKNHGNPTSHWPELVLNNFTTRLGCRVGRMIQSLFPQNPEFRGRRVVTFHNQRDYIFFRHHRYVFETKTAKSGDSKKDQDPTIEKKASDHFKARLQECGPRFVLKLKSLQHGTFDSQGGEFEWTHKPEMDTSRRRFFL encoded by the exons ATGGGAGAGAAAAGGAGAGACAGAGGAAAAGAAGAGATGGGAGGGAAGAAGAGAGATAGAGAAGACTCCAACAATGGCGGAAGAGAAGATGCCAAGCCTTCAACTTCAACCTTCAGAAAGGAGCAAATTCTACCTTCTATGATAAAGAACAAAGCTAAGAGGTCTGAAATTCACTCCAGGCTTAAGCATGAGAAGAAGCTTGATAAACGTAAGAAGATCAAAGCTCGCGATGCTGCCGATAAACGCGCGCTTGAGCTTGGCGAAGag CTTCCTACAAGGCAAATTCCTCGTACGATTGAGAATACTAGGGAAGCAGATGAGACTGTTTGCAAGCCTGGCGATGAAGAG TTGTTTGCGGAATTAGATACTGATGAGTTCAGCAATGTTCTGAAAGGAGAGCGACCTCAGAAAGTATTGATCACTACATGCCGTTTCAACTCCACT AGGGGACCTGATTTCATCAAAGAATTACTTCAAGTGATCCCAAATTCGTCTTACTATAAAAGGGGAACTTATGACTTGAAAAAG ATCGTGACATATGCAACTAAAAAGGATTTCTCTTCTCTGATTGTTGTCCATACAAATAGAAGAGAACCTG ATGCTCTCCTAATTATGGGCTTACCTGATGGACCAACTGCGCATTTCAAGCTTTCGAAACTTGTTCTACGGAAGGACATTAAG AATCATGGTAATCCAACCAGTCATTGGCCTGAGCTAGTGCTAAATAACTTCACAACAAGGCTTGGTTGTCGTGTTGGAAG AATGATACAATCTCTCTTTCCCCAAAATCCAGAATTCCGTGGTCGTCGAGTTGTTACCTTTCACAATCAGCGggattatatattttttcgccACCATAG GTATGTATTTGAAACCAAAACAGCAAAGAGTGGAGACTCGAAAAAGGACCAGGATCCTACAATAGAGAAGAAGGCTTCAGATCATTTCAAGGCCCGGCTCCAG GAATGTGGCCCTCGGTTTGTATTGAAATTGAAAAGTCTGCAGCATGGAACATTTGATTCTCAAGGCGGGGAATTTGAATGGACTCATAAG CCAGAGATGGACACCAGTCGAAGGAGATTTTTCCTGTGA
- the LOC110785867 gene encoding uncharacterized protein isoform X1, whose product MYSQLLPSRNSAFLSTIKEGEIQGTFFKCTKWQLEETMDPINCPYHYYCNSNYSGDYPSWVDSLATVFITITFLATSVLMVVGMIRGRKAAHPTRLNHLRRYFLPSGPIFLPIILVIMAKGNRINTVFPLLYNGPAILHLVRISALAFNTETESDFKYVFLEASTISGILHAALYLDSIILPYYTGLDALMSSKFSGECLSCVCRQEALVVGGMIVYRGWSVTTALVVATLIFRIFCRLTTESKGKFKLVKFTMESLSWILMTVECVYLLIIPPPVRTWTKAASFTGVFVLMCLQLLKKITTSIVAQYNGNLQSAEWQ is encoded by the coding sequence ATGTATAGCCAACTCCTCCCCTCTCGAAATTCAGCCTTTCTTTCTACGATAAAGGAGGGGGAAATCCAAGGGACATTCTTCAAATGCACAAAATGGCAGCTAGAAGAAACTATGGACCCAATCAACTGTCCTTACCATTACTACTGCAACAGCAACTATTCCGGGGATTACCCGTCTTGGGTTGATAGTTTGGCAACTGTCTTCATCACCATCACATTCTTAGCAACTTCAGTTTTGATGGTAGTGGGGATGATAAGAGGGAGAAAGGCAGCTCACCCGACTCGACTCAATCACTTGAGGAGATACTTTCTCCCATCAGGCCCGATTTTCCTGCCCATCATCCTAGTCATCATGGCAAAGGGAAACAGAATAAACACCGTGTTCCCTCTATTGTATAATGGTCCTGCAATTCTCCACCTGGTTCGGATTTCTGCTCTCGCATTCAACACTGAAACAGAAAGCGACTTCAAGTATGTATTCCTAGAGGCATCAACCATATCTGGAATTTTGCATGCAGCACTCTACTTAGACTCTATTATCTTGCCTTACTACACCGGTCTTGATGCTCTAATGTCATCTAAGTTCTCAGGTGAATGCTTATCTTGTGTCTGTAGACAGGAGGCTCTAGTTGTAGGAGGGATGATAGTCTACAGGGGATGGTCGGTGACCACCGCTTTGGTGGTGGCTACTCTGATATTCAGAATATTTTGCAGGTTGACTACAGAAAGTAAGGGGAAATTCAAGTTGGTGAAGTTCACTATGGAAAGTTTGAGTTGGATCTTAATGACTGTAGAATGTGTCTATCTACTGATCATTCCTCCACCAGTACGAACTTGGACAAAAGCAGCTAGCTTTACTGGTGTTTTTGTTTTGATGTGCCTTCAACTTCTAAAAAAGATTACTACTTCTATTGTTGCCCAATATAATGGCAACTTGCAAAGTGCAGAGTGGCAATAG